GCTTctagaaaatcaaattttcttttttaccccCAGAAGTTAATTGTGCTAGCAAGTAACCAGTATGACACAGCTTTTAACACAGAAGCTACTCCTCAAAACTTTAAACGAAAATGCTAAGAGTACCTACCGTTGGGATACCGAAGGGCACGCGGGGCCCACTTCGGATTCCATACGGATGATCCGagttgttcaataatttaaaataaataaataaagtaggCCCGTAAAAATTTGCTAaatccaatatgtgtaggtATTCGAttcaatcttttatttttttattcagattacaggatcaatggaaaaaatggatcgagtacctacacatatcaaattaaattgatttttcaCAGGCCGAATAggttttttctaaaaaaattattgaaaggCTCTGATCATCCATATGAGATCTGAAGTGGGCTCCACGTGCTTGTCGGTACCCCAATGGTTGATACCAATAGCAGGCCAACTTGGGTAAACACAACCATCGTACTTATCACTTCACATCAGATGGCTGGCCTCACTCTCACGTACAGATTGAGAGACTTTCATTCCAGAGGATGAACGTACTCGACTACAATCTCAGAGGCGGCGGCACATTGAAGCATGTGAACACCCTAGAAATTTTATAGGGTGTATATGAGTCTTATGTTCTTTTATTATATCCCTGATTTAATTTGAACGCCCACTCCAATAAAGTTTGAACACTCATCAACTTATAAGATAGCCAATTAGCACAAATTCAAGTTTAAAAtctctcaggtgctatcaatttcTTTAAGGCTAGTCCATTCAACATTTGCTTTGGCACAACTAGTGAATGACGTATTTATGGTCTCCTAAAATTAGTCGAAGTGCATGTAACCAGATACCAAGTTATCCCAAGAAAAAAACCCACCCCACAACCATGAATGCtagtaaaaattaagaaatCAAGAGAAGGAGAGAATGATAAAATTGTCATTCTGCTGATTTTTTAGTTGTTCAAGTACTGTGTAAACTAAATGATCCATTTCAAGTTGAATATATattacattattatttttttttttaaaaacttctaATTAGTTAAACTACTTAAACCAAGGAGAGATAGACGAATGTTGGCATGATTAATTACATTTGGGAAGATGAACCAAATATTGTTGATTATGAAATTATTACGCAACGGTTTCAAAATAGTCTAACTCATCGACGACAGTTTTGCTAGGTTTAATAGTTTCtagtaaaattttgtttaacTTTTAGTGTAGAACAAAGTTAGCAAAGattaagattttttttgaacaccctaGAAAATATTTCGGGAGCTGTCACTGTACAATCTTGACTGCGTATCAAttagagctgtgctacgtgcacagcggCCTTTTTCTCCTGCCTCGGgtcgcgcaaagatgatcggagccgctcattttgttcaaaatatgtcgtttaagatctctgtaaaaaatgaacttcgttcgatatcgttagaggcgttaacaaaacacccaaaatcacttcagaatttggCTTACAGAGatcttaaacgacatattttgaacaaaatgagcggctccgatcatctttgcgcaATCCGAGGCGGAAGAAAAAGGCcgctgtgcacgaatcatttctgtaTCAATTAAGTGACAGTTTCACGTGTTACTTCCATTAAATTTTGTAGCGATATTTTATACGTGTGAGATATGAGTCACCACTTTCTTGGATAGGTGGGAGATAACGGGTGACTCGCTTAGGAGAAGTTATTCAATTCACCAGAGGGGTTGTTTTAAAAGCTTCTTCATTGAAGCACGTATAATGAGAAATGAAATGTACACAACCAACCAGCCACAACCATGTAAAACTGTCCTTCGTCGAGGCTAGGCTCTAAGTTGACCGGACTGGTAGTTTCCTTTTACTTAACAAATTGATTGAAGATCTAAACGTAGCACTAGCTTGGGGCCTTACCCCAATATTTGCATCGAAGGCGATGCTTTGGAGATCTCCCGAGCTCTTAATTGCCAATGGCAGCCATCCTCCGAGATTGAAGTGCTTATACAAGATTGCTGGCATCTTGCTTGTCAAATTTCTGCTTGTGCTTTTCATTATGTTCCTCGTACTTGTAATAGAATTGCCAATGTTATGACTAAACATGTTCTTGTAAGTTGTAATTGTGCTAGCTGCTCATGTAGTCACAGGTTATAAAATCTGTGTCTGGCCAATAATGAATCTCTTCTTAATTTGGTAAACATTTATGATACGCATGTATAACAAGTATACTTGTTCTCATATACACACGACGACTGGATATGATGCTGACGCAAAGTATGAAGATCCCATGAATCAACAAGAAAGAAAACCAGACTACAGAAAAACTTGTGCGACAAAATTTGAAACCAATACTCATCGCCGCTGCAGTTGCTGCCACTCCTGAATTGCAGAACGGAGAGAGTGATTCGGGACAATATTGCAGTGTGGCAGCTGCAGGTTGGTCATGGGCGATGTACTGTGGCCCCCGTCAAGCCATCCTCTCACAGCCTCCAGTTCATAAGTATAACCATCAGCTGCTACATGTGGATCTACCATGATGTCCTGCAAGTTTAAGCCACCACATgatgaacctttttttttccggtcaaacggAAAATACATGATGAACCATGTTGGCCCAGAACAACATGTTTTGTTTACATGAGGAGCTTTCGGAATAACCATCAATTTGAACTCGTTGCTTAGCTAATGTTGGGGGTTTTTTCTGCGTCCGATTAATTTGTACCACGAGAATCACCCATAAAATATCTAATCACGCTTATACACAAAAGGAAAACTTCATTTTTACGTGGTTTGATCCAAATTTCCTAAATCCAAGAGGGAGAGATAAACCCATTATGAATGAAAGAGAGTGCCCTGCGAGATGGAAAAATACGCAAACCAACAACTGGTATAGTATGAcactatgtagcacggacactttGTGTCTGAGCTCACGTACCAGTGTCGGACATTTCTCGTACACCGACACTCTCATGACACTCAAATCCGAAGTGTCCTATGTGTATCTGTGTCCTTAGCGTGTCCAACACGCATACGAGTATATGACAACCACTTAGGTGTGTCAATGCTTCATAGACCAAAACTATTAAGCTACGCTCGGCGGCGGGGGTCAATGCAAACAATTGGCAGTATAAAGCTGGTTATAAAGACTACAAAGAATCACTTATTTTGCAAAAAGGATTCTGGGAGAatgtagcaaaaaaaattcaatacaaACTACTACGAAATAGAGATGAGAACCAATGGACCAACCTGAAGGATAGGACAGATGAAATACGGCGGAGTCCGGCGATTCTCATCGGAACTCACTTGGAATGATGAGATATCACATGAAGCTCTCATTGGCTCAAGCAACCACCACACCTCTGAGGCAAGGTCTGGCCGGCTCGTACGATTCCTCTTGCAGCACCTCAATGCTAAGTAAGCCAGCTGTTGGGCTTGCACAAAAGGCCAGTCCTCAACTGTAGGATCTAGTATATCTTTCAATCTTCCCCCATCTAGTGCCATTTGCATTTCCGCTGCTAACCCCACCGCAGGTTTATTTCCAGTTAATAACCGCAACAATATGACTGCGAACGAATAGACATCTGATTTCGGGGTAAGCTCTCCTGTTTCAGCGAAATCAGGATCTATGTATCCAAAAGTGCCCTTCGGTACGGTCACGTAACACCCTGTCGTGTTGCTAGATTCCTCGTTTCGATTTACCACACGGCACATCCCGAAGTCACTGAGTTTGCACACATAGTTGGCATCTAGAAGGATATTATCAGGTTTTAGATCACCGTGTACTATGCTTTCGGAATGAAGGAAGATGAGAACAGAACAGAGCTCCGCTGCAATACGTATTCGAGTTTTCCAGGATAGAGGGGTCGAGTTGTCTCGGCAGCTAAGTCTGTCTTCAAGGCTTCCATTTGGGAGATACTCATAGATGATAATACAAGCATCCGGGCAGCTTCCAATGAGCGTGACAATGTTTGGATGCCTCAACTTACTCAGATTATGGACCTGAATAAACGAAGAGAAGCCGCAAATTCATATGGTTCCCTCTTAACAAGAATTAACTACAGAAGAATCGAGGCGACTACAACGTGCAAACATGTAGGTCGAATATACTGAGTAATGTGAAGGTAAATTTTGTTTACTTCATCGAAACAagtcctttcttttgttgtttatagtgaatgaacaaagaaaaacaCCCCATTTTCATGACACCCTAACAACAATTAATTGTTCCATGCCCAAATTAGGCCGTTTCCAAATGAAGCAGAACCATTAACCATAACAGTtcgattctggtacgacatcaACGACAAAATAGCTCAACATTTTGCAGGCAACAATCGATACCTGCAAAATGAGATAGCATGGGAAGACATAGCTCGAACGTAAGTAGTGGAGACCAATgggaaaatattatatttcacaTGCCTCTTGAGAGGCTACCTAGGGATTAGGCCGGTAATTACCTAGTATGTGTGGAATGGACATGTTGGAAGAGAATGTGATAGTATGAGGAAGTCCTGGGCTCAAAGGACCCTTGAGGCTATCTAGGGCATAGGCCCGCAATTACCTGGTATCTAGGGGAGGGAGGAGTACACTCAGACACCCTTTATCGGTAGATAATAAATTTATGCATATAAGCATACAGATAACTAGTTAGAATCCAACTCCTGCTTCCATGATAACAAAATCAATTCAGCTCTTCTATTCGAActtacaattttcaaaaatgagtCTAAAAAACCCACCATACCTCGTGTTGAAATTCTGAGCGGCCTTGCATGCTTTGAGAGGTCAAAGTCTTTATAGCCACTTGAGTGTGACGAAGGAAACCTCTGTAAACAGATCCATAACCCCCTTGCCCAATCTTCATCGACGGGTCAAAGTTGCCAGTTGCTCCTTCGATCTCGTGGAGGGAGAAAGACAGAGGCGTGATTGTGTTGGAGGCATGCTCCTGCAGATCGTCCCGTTCCATCTTATACTTGTCTAGCTGTTCTACAGCAGAGAGCATGTTCTGTTCAGACTCTTGCACCATCTGGTTGGACTTTGCGATCTCCATCTGTAGAGATAATTTCTCGTCCAAGGCAATGCAGAGATGGACCGTGAGTTTGTCGACCTGCTGACTCATGTTCTCAACTTTTTGTGCTTTCCTTGCTAGTTCTTCCTCAAaatctttcctttctctctgtAAGTTAGTCAAAGACTTTACAGTTAGTTTGCTGTGATCAGAGTCTTTTCAGGAATACACAACTAAGCAAATTTTGTCTCTCACCAAACAAAATATTGAGTTGCATGTTGAAATCTTTTCAAGTTCATGTTCAAATTTCCCGTAAACATACGCTTGATATTCATTTATAATCTTTCAGAAAACATAGAGACTACCCATCACTGGATCTTTTAACAGTTatcattgaaagaaaaagaatgcaatTGTTGATGTCAGGAAAATTTATTCTCAATGAGAGGAGAGAAACTATTCACTGGTTCGGGATCAAGGATCAGAGTCTTGAAACCAGGCGATAAATAATCACTCAAATCAAATGTATGCCTCTAAAGGTTGCTAGACTTAAATGTTGCTAACATATGTGAAAGTTAAGAGTCCCACAGCGTCGGGAAAATAAAATTAGTCCGAGTTCCAAGCGTATTGAACATTTGCTGCGATTTTTGGCCCGTTGTCTCTCCCGCTTGGTTTGGGTTTTTGGCGAGCAGACTGATGAACACACGGACGCTGGAGTTCAACTCCCCCAACATTTAGTAACATCAGAGCAGGGTCAATAAAGTGGGACATCTAATTTTCAGAAACCCATAGGCTCCATTGTAGTATTAGGTGCAAACCTTAGGGATTtatctataaataaataaaatagcaaagaaactaaaataaaagattaaaaccaaaaaaataaaatataattacCATGCGGGCATCGTTAATGGCATCTTTTAAATCCTCCCTACGCCGCATGGATTTTTCAAAGGCCTCTCGCAGGGACTTATCTTCCTCCGCCATGGCTTCTTCAAGCTCATCATAAAGTTCATAATTCGGCCCGTCACCTCCTCCTTCCTGCTAAATTTAATACTACAATGAGAGATTCATCGATTCTTGTCACGATTTTGCTCCATTGCGTACGTGAGAAAAGATGTTTCgctttgttttgaatttctcaGAACATTTGAGTATAATAAGCATCTAGCTAAACAATGACATGAAACAAAGGCTGGGGATAGAAATTTAGTGACATGTATGTGTTTCTCGTTTAAGACATACCAGTGAAGTTGAAGGAGATGAATGCTCACTTGACTCTAATTCTGCATCTGTTCTCCCAATTGGTGAATCATCAGCCATGTCACAAgttacaagaagaagaagaagaagaagaagatgatgatgatgttgatgataaAATCCTTGGAAATTCAAGCTGCCATGACTAAAACAGAGAATGGGTACGTTACGTTCGTACTCGAGATTAATTAGAGGACATGATAGGTGTGTGTGACCGTGTGAGTGTTATGCAAAGTTTACTCAAAATCACAAGCttataaaggaaaaagaacgaaggattctaaaaaaacaaacaaacgcgGCCGTCGTGTTTAATTTCATTGACCTTCCTTGATGTTTTTGACAAATGTAAGAACGTCCCCTGAGATTTCTAAAATATCATTGCcctcccttattttttttgaaactataaTGAAGAGTCCCCCTTCCGTTACGTACATTGTTGTTAACAAAAATTGGTGATGGCAACATGTAAGTGGACAGAATTCTACAAAAATTGCCCTCAACctcaactaataaaaatagcCCCACAAGCAAGCACCAATCAtcccaattaaaaaaaagagaagaagataaGCTTTACTCGGCCGTTGTTCGTCTTGGTCTTTGTCTTTGTCTTTTATTTCTGTTGGTCTTTGTCTTTTATTACTGTGGGTATCTTTCATCTAGAAACCGGATACTTTTATAACTTCATTTTAAGATTAGAGGGTTTAGTTTTGCCTTTTGGGACGTATAAGGTCCACTTTAATGATCAAAATTGTTCACTTCGTAGAGGTCGTTGAGAAGATCAGATGAagcctattaaaaaaaaattatttttgaaaaatatgggTTTTTTTGATCAACTTATCCAACACGATTTTATTTTCGATCAAGGTATTGATCGATATTCAAATAACATTAATATTTAAACGGCACATCAATTCGATAAGCTCCataaagtaaataattttgatCATCAGACTAAACTCAACATGAGTCCACAAAATGCaaaatataccaaaaattaGCAACGTAGGTACAACGTTTGATCTTTTCTTCATCTAACCTAGGTAGTACAACGTTTGATCTTTCCAACGGCGGGCGAGAAGATGAAGAAGCCCataagaaaattattatttttcaattgcaaaggaacacatttattttgagaaatatggGTTTTGATCAACTTGTCCAACGCGTTTAAAAAACACACGTATAAGTTAAAAACGAAGAAAAGAGTAGCTTTACTCGGCCATTGACTTTGATTCTGACTTCGTCTTCAtctttt
The sequence above is drawn from the Rhododendron vialii isolate Sample 1 chromosome 6a, ASM3025357v1 genome and encodes:
- the LOC131331135 gene encoding U-box domain-containing protein 33-like isoform X2, with product MADDSASVETDSGSESRELQVYWGNSPQHSSPSTSLEGGGDGPNYELYDELEEAMAEEDKSLREAFEKSMRRREDLKDAINDARMRERKDFEEELARKAQKVENMSQQVDKLTVHLCIALDEKLSLQMEIAKSNQMVQESEQNMLSAVEQLDKYKMERDDLQEHASNTITPLSFSLHEIEGATGNFDPSMKIGQGGYGSVYRGFLRHTQVAIKTLTSQSMQGRSEFQHEVHNLSKLRHPNIVTLIGSCPDACIIIYEYLPNGSLEDRLSCRDNSTPLSWKTRIRIAAELCSVLIFLHSESIVHGDLKPDNILLDANYVCKLSDFGMCRVVNRNEESSNTTGCYVTVPKGTFGYIDPDFAETGELTPKSDVYSFAVILLRLLTGNKPAVGLAAEMQMALDGGRLKDILDPTVEDWPFVQAQQLAYLALRCCKRNRTSRPDLASEVWWLLEPMRASCDISSFQVSSDENRRTPPYFICPILQDIMVDPHVAADGYTYELEAVRGWLDGGHSTSPMTNLQLPHCNIVPNHSLRSAIQEWQQLQRR
- the LOC131331135 gene encoding U-box domain-containing protein 33-like isoform X1; amino-acid sequence: MADDSASVETDSGSESRELQVYWGNSPQHSSPSTSLQEGGGDGPNYELYDELEEAMAEEDKSLREAFEKSMRRREDLKDAINDARMRERKDFEEELARKAQKVENMSQQVDKLTVHLCIALDEKLSLQMEIAKSNQMVQESEQNMLSAVEQLDKYKMERDDLQEHASNTITPLSFSLHEIEGATGNFDPSMKIGQGGYGSVYRGFLRHTQVAIKTLTSQSMQGRSEFQHEVHNLSKLRHPNIVTLIGSCPDACIIIYEYLPNGSLEDRLSCRDNSTPLSWKTRIRIAAELCSVLIFLHSESIVHGDLKPDNILLDANYVCKLSDFGMCRVVNRNEESSNTTGCYVTVPKGTFGYIDPDFAETGELTPKSDVYSFAVILLRLLTGNKPAVGLAAEMQMALDGGRLKDILDPTVEDWPFVQAQQLAYLALRCCKRNRTSRPDLASEVWWLLEPMRASCDISSFQVSSDENRRTPPYFICPILQDIMVDPHVAADGYTYELEAVRGWLDGGHSTSPMTNLQLPHCNIVPNHSLRSAIQEWQQLQRR
- the LOC131331135 gene encoding U-box domain-containing protein 33-like isoform X3, producing MADDSPIGRTDAELESSEHSSPSTSLQEGGGDGPNYELYDELEEAMAEEDKSLREAFEKSMRRREDLKDAINDARMRERKDFEEELARKAQKVENMSQQVDKLTVHLCIALDEKLSLQMEIAKSNQMVQESEQNMLSAVEQLDKYKMERDDLQEHASNTITPLSFSLHEIEGATGNFDPSMKIGQGGYGSVYRGFLRHTQVAIKTLTSQSMQGRSEFQHEVHNLSKLRHPNIVTLIGSCPDACIIIYEYLPNGSLEDRLSCRDNSTPLSWKTRIRIAAELCSVLIFLHSESIVHGDLKPDNILLDANYVCKLSDFGMCRVVNRNEESSNTTGCYVTVPKGTFGYIDPDFAETGELTPKSDVYSFAVILLRLLTGNKPAVGLAAEMQMALDGGRLKDILDPTVEDWPFVQAQQLAYLALRCCKRNRTSRPDLASEVWWLLEPMRASCDISSFQVSSDENRRTPPYFICPILQDIMVDPHVAADGYTYELEAVRGWLDGGHSTSPMTNLQLPHCNIVPNHSLRSAIQEWQQLQRR
- the LOC131331135 gene encoding U-box domain-containing protein 33-like isoform X5, with translation MAEEDKSLREAFEKSMRRREDLKDAINDARMRERKDFEEELARKAQKVENMSQQVDKLTVHLCIALDEKLSLQMEIAKSNQMVQESEQNMLSAVEQLDKYKMERDDLQEHASNTITPLSFSLHEIEGATGNFDPSMKIGQGGYGSVYRGFLRHTQVAIKTLTSQSMQGRSEFQHEVHNLSKLRHPNIVTLIGSCPDACIIIYEYLPNGSLEDRLSCRDNSTPLSWKTRIRIAAELCSVLIFLHSESIVHGDLKPDNILLDANYVCKLSDFGMCRVVNRNEESSNTTGCYVTVPKGTFGYIDPDFAETGELTPKSDVYSFAVILLRLLTGNKPAVGLAAEMQMALDGGRLKDILDPTVEDWPFVQAQQLAYLALRCCKRNRTSRPDLASEVWWLLEPMRASCDISSFQVSSDENRRTPPYFICPILQDIMVDPHVAADGYTYELEAVRGWLDGGHSTSPMTNLQLPHCNIVPNHSLRSAIQEWQQLQRR
- the LOC131331135 gene encoding U-box domain-containing protein 33-like isoform X4, producing the protein MADDSPIGRTDAELESSEHSSPSTSLEGGGDGPNYELYDELEEAMAEEDKSLREAFEKSMRRREDLKDAINDARMRERKDFEEELARKAQKVENMSQQVDKLTVHLCIALDEKLSLQMEIAKSNQMVQESEQNMLSAVEQLDKYKMERDDLQEHASNTITPLSFSLHEIEGATGNFDPSMKIGQGGYGSVYRGFLRHTQVAIKTLTSQSMQGRSEFQHEVHNLSKLRHPNIVTLIGSCPDACIIIYEYLPNGSLEDRLSCRDNSTPLSWKTRIRIAAELCSVLIFLHSESIVHGDLKPDNILLDANYVCKLSDFGMCRVVNRNEESSNTTGCYVTVPKGTFGYIDPDFAETGELTPKSDVYSFAVILLRLLTGNKPAVGLAAEMQMALDGGRLKDILDPTVEDWPFVQAQQLAYLALRCCKRNRTSRPDLASEVWWLLEPMRASCDISSFQVSSDENRRTPPYFICPILQDIMVDPHVAADGYTYELEAVRGWLDGGHSTSPMTNLQLPHCNIVPNHSLRSAIQEWQQLQRR